In one Bacteroidota bacterium genomic region, the following are encoded:
- a CDS encoding SRPBCC family protein: protein MATKTIKQTRTFNASAKDLYETLMDSRKHAKMTGAPAQISTKVGGAFSVHDGYATGTNLELKPNKKIVQSWHASDWPEGHDSRVTFAFAPAGKGKTKLTFTHSGVPEDQVADLKQGWIDYYWTPLAALFEKAN from the coding sequence ATGGCAACCAAAACGATCAAACAAACCCGCACCTTCAACGCATCCGCGAAAGACCTGTACGAGACGCTGATGGACTCGCGCAAGCACGCGAAGATGACTGGCGCGCCGGCACAGATCTCGACTAAAGTCGGCGGTGCGTTCAGCGTCCATGACGGCTATGCCACTGGCACGAACCTGGAGCTCAAGCCGAATAAGAAGATCGTCCAGTCCTGGCATGCATCCGACTGGCCCGAGGGACATGACTCACGCGTGACATTCGCGTTCGCTCCGGCCGGCAAAGGTAAGACGAAGCTGACATTCACCCACTCCGGCGTCCCTGAGGATCAAGTAGCAGACCTCAAGCAAGGGTGGATCGACTACTATTGGACGCCACTGGCGGCTCTGTTCGAGAAGGCCAATTAA
- the pyrE gene encoding orotate phosphoribosyltransferase codes for MTLEQEAIDFFLKENVLKFGDFALKSGRKSPYFFNTGSLCSAAQLAKMGELYARKLQSEPAFADATVIFGSAYKGIPISVATAIALNGTARSSMRAVSDRKEAKTHGDVSAFLGVLNPGDKVVIVDDVMTTGGTKMEAIEKLRAAGAEPVGLIIAFDRAEPVGDSSATATESFEKETGLPVFALANIHDVARVRPEVKAALESYLAQFAAAK; via the coding sequence ATGACCCTCGAACAAGAAGCAATCGATTTTTTTCTGAAGGAGAATGTCCTTAAGTTTGGCGACTTTGCGCTGAAGAGCGGTCGCAAATCGCCTTACTTCTTCAATACCGGCTCGCTCTGCTCCGCCGCGCAACTCGCGAAAATGGGTGAGCTATACGCTCGCAAGCTCCAAAGCGAACCGGCTTTCGCCGATGCGACCGTTATCTTTGGATCGGCATATAAAGGCATTCCGATATCAGTCGCCACGGCGATTGCATTGAATGGGACCGCGAGATCGAGTATGCGCGCCGTCAGCGACCGCAAGGAGGCGAAGACGCATGGCGATGTGAGCGCATTCTTGGGCGTGCTCAATCCGGGTGATAAAGTCGTGATCGTCGATGATGTCATGACGACTGGCGGGACCAAGATGGAAGCAATCGAGAAGCTGCGTGCCGCCGGCGCTGAGCCGGTCGGTCTTATTATCGCGTTCGATCGAGCCGAGCCGGTCGGAGATTCCTCTGCGACCGCAACGGAAAGCTTCGAGAAGGAGACTGGCCTGCCCGTATTCGCGCTCGCGAATATCCATGATGTTGCTCGTGTCCGTCCCGAAGTCAAAGCCGCGCTTGAGAGCTACCTCGCGCAATTTGCAGCCGCGAAATAG
- a CDS encoding tetratricopeptide repeat protein → MTRLAALQQFLKQDPNDSFTRYAIGLEYAKEKNFAEAIRTLEELRSLDANYIPTYYMLGSYYRELGQNEQAGLVYRDGIAKARAARDLHAASELDAALDELESE, encoded by the coding sequence GTGACCCGCCTCGCCGCACTTCAGCAGTTTCTCAAGCAGGACCCGAACGATAGCTTTACCCGCTATGCGATTGGGTTGGAATACGCGAAAGAGAAGAACTTCGCGGAAGCAATTCGGACGCTCGAAGAACTGCGTTCGCTCGACGCGAACTACATTCCGACCTACTACATGCTCGGAAGTTATTACCGCGAGTTGGGCCAGAACGAGCAGGCAGGCCTGGTATATCGTGATGGCATTGCGAAAGCTCGCGCCGCTCGCGATCTTCATGCGGCAAGCGAACTCGATGCTGCTCTCGACGAACTGGAATCCGAATAA
- a CDS encoding C4-type zinc ribbon domain-containing protein, with protein MNQSLLHLYELQRVDSKLDELVESRGELPERVQEMRRTLDEQVDQLAQVRMDIADLDVRSKQLSDETVDLREKVERYKAQQFDVKTTREYDAITFQLEDGQRRLHGNVENIGRMGIELEQLRTDEQQMAQDLSDMQRELQEAETALSEVLADTEEEEKQLLARREGLVKQIQSFHLTIYNRVRPAKAGIAVVAIKNGVCGGCFNAIPRQLALELKKAEKHTVCEYCGRIVVGEPIAIAIDGEPQPVTYEVEGEEGDE; from the coding sequence GTGAATCAATCCTTACTGCATCTTTACGAATTACAACGAGTCGACAGCAAACTGGACGAATTAGTCGAGAGTCGGGGCGAGCTTCCGGAGCGCGTCCAGGAGATGCGGCGAACGCTCGATGAGCAAGTGGACCAGCTCGCGCAGGTCCGCATGGACATCGCGGATCTCGATGTCCGCTCGAAGCAACTCTCCGACGAGACGGTCGATCTTCGCGAGAAGGTCGAGCGCTACAAAGCGCAGCAATTCGATGTGAAGACGACGCGTGAATATGACGCGATTACGTTTCAACTCGAGGATGGCCAGCGCCGGCTGCACGGCAACGTCGAGAATATCGGACGGATGGGTATCGAGCTCGAACAGCTTCGCACCGATGAGCAGCAGATGGCGCAGGACCTTTCCGACATGCAGCGGGAGCTCCAGGAAGCCGAGACCGCACTCTCCGAAGTTCTCGCGGATACCGAGGAAGAGGAGAAGCAGTTACTTGCACGTCGCGAAGGACTTGTCAAGCAAATCCAGTCATTCCATCTGACGATTTACAATCGCGTCCGGCCAGCCAAAGCCGGAATCGCGGTGGTTGCAATTAAGAATGGTGTATGCGGCGGATGCTTCAATGCCATCCCGCGGCAACTGGCGCTCGAACTGAAAAAAGCAGAAAAGCATACCGTCTGCGAGTATTGTGGTCGCATTGTCGTCGGTGAACCGATTGCCATTGCGATCGATGGCGAGCCGCAGCCTGTGACGTATGAAGTCGAAGGCGAAGAAGGCGACGAGTAA
- a CDS encoding Nif3-like dinuclear metal center hexameric protein, which yields MLIPEFLHALEHVVPLSAAGYERDAIGLQVGLAAGTELTGVLFAYEVTSEVIADARERDANLIVAFHPLIFPTIPAVTDATRTGMLIRALIKSDIALYVQHTAFDTHPEFGTSRLMAEALGLKEIRTLSPLMREGLPAGTGMGALGILIEKMNRGALLILTEQTFGAHGLRFNRGGPAQVRTVAMLGGAGMEYYSDARKAGADAFITADIRYHDFYLADHDGILLIDAGHAETERFVTLGMVRAATRAITIVNLHGEIPASRLLAAQAQPNSVRYYHS from the coding sequence ATGCTCATTCCCGAATTCCTCCATGCGCTCGAACACGTCGTCCCACTTTCGGCAGCAGGCTACGAGCGGGATGCCATCGGTTTGCAGGTCGGGCTGGCGGCGGGGACTGAACTTACCGGCGTGCTCTTCGCCTATGAGGTGACTTCAGAAGTAATTGCCGACGCGCGGGAGCGGGATGCGAACCTGATTGTCGCGTTTCACCCTTTGATCTTCCCGACGATTCCTGCCGTCACAGACGCAACGCGTACCGGAATGCTCATCCGCGCGTTGATCAAGTCCGATATAGCACTCTACGTCCAGCACACGGCCTTCGACACCCACCCGGAATTCGGCACCAGCCGGCTGATGGCCGAAGCACTCGGGCTAAAGGAGATTCGGACGCTCTCCCCACTCATGCGCGAGGGTTTACCCGCAGGGACTGGCATGGGGGCCCTCGGGATTTTGATCGAAAAGATGAATCGTGGGGCGCTATTAATACTGACGGAACAGACATTTGGGGCGCACGGCTTACGGTTCAATCGAGGCGGTCCGGCCCAAGTCCGCACGGTTGCGATGCTCGGCGGAGCCGGCATGGAATATTATTCGGACGCGCGGAAAGCGGGCGCTGACGCCTTTATCACCGCGGATATTCGCTATCATGATTTTTATCTGGCGGACCACGATGGTATTCTTCTCATCGATGCCGGACACGCGGAGACCGAAAGGTTTGTTACGCTCGGGATGGTCCGAGCCGCAACCCGAGCCATAACCATCGTAAATTTGCATGGAGAAATTCCGGCATCTCGCTTGTTAGCGGCGCAGGCGCAGCCGAACAGCGTGCGATATTATCATTCGTGA
- a CDS encoding KamA family radical SAM protein yields the protein MEYWQELLRKSVESKEEIVAQFGIKPEVAEKLNDFFQTRVNPYYLSLIRHKGDPIWLQCVPDEIELSDIDAPEDPLGEDAMSPVPSITHRYPDRVLFLVTSQCSMYCRFCTRKRKVGDSSKISMKYIQQGLDYIAAHPEVRDVILSGGDPLTLTDFMLEKVLKGLREIPHVQIIRLGTKVPCVLPQRVTPQLCDMIKKYHPIYVNTHFNHPWECTPEAKQACEMLADAGCPVGNQMVLMKGVNDNAEVVMELMQKLLAMRVRPYYIYQADITKGANHFRTPVKVGLEIMDKLRGWTSGLAIPYFVIDAPGGGGKIPMLPNYVVSHDEKTWVLRNYKYDIYTYPDVVEEEKPVKAPTRKRPIRAPRKKKVFSKADPGPGLR from the coding sequence ATGGAATATTGGCAGGAGCTACTCCGCAAGTCGGTAGAATCAAAAGAGGAAATCGTCGCACAATTCGGAATCAAGCCCGAAGTTGCCGAGAAGCTCAACGACTTCTTCCAGACGCGAGTCAATCCGTATTATCTTTCGCTCATTCGGCATAAGGGCGATCCCATCTGGCTCCAATGTGTACCAGATGAGATTGAACTCTCCGATATCGATGCGCCGGAAGATCCGCTCGGCGAGGACGCCATGTCGCCCGTTCCCTCGATCACGCACCGCTATCCGGACCGCGTGCTGTTTCTTGTCACGAGCCAGTGCTCGATGTATTGCCGCTTCTGCACCCGCAAGCGCAAAGTCGGCGATTCGTCTAAGATCTCGATGAAGTATATCCAGCAAGGGCTGGATTATATCGCCGCGCACCCGGAAGTCCGAGACGTGATCCTTTCCGGCGGCGATCCGCTTACGCTCACGGACTTCATGCTCGAGAAGGTGCTGAAAGGTCTGCGCGAAATTCCGCACGTCCAGATCATCCGGCTTGGGACCAAGGTGCCATGCGTGTTGCCGCAGCGCGTCACACCGCAGCTTTGCGACATGATCAAGAAGTATCATCCAATTTACGTCAACACCCACTTCAACCATCCGTGGGAATGCACGCCGGAGGCAAAGCAGGCTTGCGAAATGCTGGCCGATGCCGGTTGCCCGGTCGGCAACCAAATGGTGCTGATGAAGGGCGTCAACGATAATGCCGAAGTTGTGATGGAGTTGATGCAAAAGCTATTAGCGATGCGCGTCCGGCCTTACTATATTTACCAGGCCGATATCACCAAGGGCGCCAATCACTTCCGGACACCAGTTAAAGTGGGACTCGAGATCATGGATAAGCTCCGAGGCTGGACTTCCGGCTTGGCAATTCCATACTTCGTAATCGACGCACCCGGCGGCGGCGGCAAGATACCGATGCTGCCGAACTATGTTGTCAGTCACGACGAGAAGACTTGGGTGCTTCGCAACTACAAGTACGACATCTACACGTATCCGGATGTCGTCGAAGAGGAGAAGCCGGTCAAAGCGCCCACGCGCAAACGGCCGATTCGCGCTCCGCGCAAGAAGAAGGTCTTCAGCAAGGCCGATCCGGGACCGGGATTGCGCTGA
- a CDS encoding N-acetyltransferase: MIRDLRKQDTEEVIALLQRTKNFSDAEIEIARELIDIVTTKPEQEDYFASVAEVETDNETRRIAGFLLLGPTPATTGTYDMYWIAAHPDFQGQGIAQKLDEYAVRFVRERKGYWLIAETSSQPGYERTRGFYTKQGYQALARIPDYYKPGDDLIIFGKRV, encoded by the coding sequence ATGATACGTGATTTGCGAAAACAGGACACGGAGGAAGTGATCGCTCTCCTCCAGCGAACGAAGAATTTTTCGGACGCCGAAATCGAGATCGCTCGAGAGCTCATTGACATCGTGACGACCAAACCCGAACAGGAAGACTACTTCGCTTCTGTCGCAGAAGTAGAAACCGATAACGAGACACGTCGCATTGCGGGATTCTTGTTGCTCGGCCCCACACCGGCCACCACTGGCACATACGATATGTACTGGATCGCCGCCCATCCGGATTTTCAGGGCCAGGGGATTGCACAGAAGCTGGACGAGTATGCGGTCCGCTTCGTGCGAGAGCGCAAGGGCTATTGGCTCATCGCAGAGACGAGCAGCCAACCTGGCTACGAGCGGACCCGAGGCTTCTACACGAAGCAGGGATACCAGGCGCTCGCACGCATTCCGGACTATTACAAGCCGGGCGACGATTTGATAATTTTTGGGAAGAGAGTGTGA
- a CDS encoding D-alanine--D-alanine ligase, producing MKIAVIYNEPRNTAAEDHWLRRSDPDYRPPSADFVDASEHGVVQQMHSIAAALSGRGHEVSIFSADDDPGRLCEFLRSERPDAIFNCCESIMGQSRLEMNVAALYELFGTEYTGSPALALGIALDKALAKSIFESREIPTPKHQLFSEGDQFAGGLAFPVIVKPAQEDASIGIDSNAIVENETALMARVRFILNEFEQPALAEEFIDGRELNVAVIGGPDGMLETLPISEITFDKMPPGMPHIVSYEAKWVEESPVYHTTVPECPARLPASVEAAARRIALAAAAAVGLRDYGRVDMRLDASDRIFVLEANPNPDISEDAGFMRAARASGRTYDGTINEILDLAIARKTDDSRTFKK from the coding sequence ATGAAAATAGCCGTCATATACAACGAACCGCGGAATACAGCGGCGGAGGATCACTGGCTTCGGCGGTCGGATCCGGATTATCGCCCGCCCTCGGCCGATTTTGTCGACGCCAGCGAGCATGGCGTCGTGCAGCAAATGCATTCGATTGCTGCGGCACTCAGTGGACGTGGCCACGAGGTCTCGATCTTCAGCGCGGACGATGATCCCGGCCGGTTGTGCGAGTTTCTCAGGAGCGAGCGGCCGGACGCGATTTTCAACTGTTGCGAATCGATCATGGGGCAATCGCGATTGGAGATGAACGTTGCGGCATTGTACGAACTGTTCGGAACAGAGTACACCGGCTCGCCAGCTCTGGCATTGGGGATTGCGCTTGATAAGGCCCTGGCGAAGTCCATCTTCGAATCTCGTGAGATTCCGACTCCGAAGCACCAGTTGTTTTCGGAGGGCGACCAATTTGCTGGCGGCCTCGCATTCCCGGTTATTGTCAAACCGGCGCAGGAAGATGCTTCGATCGGGATCGATTCCAATGCGATCGTCGAGAACGAGACCGCGCTGATGGCCCGCGTTCGTTTCATTTTGAACGAGTTCGAACAGCCGGCGCTCGCCGAAGAATTTATTGACGGTAGGGAGTTAAATGTTGCCGTCATCGGCGGCCCGGACGGAATGTTGGAGACGCTCCCGATCTCCGAGATCACATTCGATAAAATGCCGCCAGGCATGCCACACATCGTCAGCTACGAAGCGAAATGGGTCGAAGAGTCTCCGGTCTATCACACGACGGTACCGGAATGTCCAGCGCGATTGCCAGCCTCAGTTGAAGCGGCCGCGCGACGAATTGCACTCGCCGCGGCGGCGGCCGTAGGCCTCCGGGATTATGGCCGCGTCGATATGCGGCTCGATGCGAGCGACCGGATCTTCGTGCTCGAGGCCAATCCGAATCCGGACATCAGCGAGGATGCCGGCTTCATGCGCGCGGCTCGGGCAAGCGGACGAACGTATGATGGCACGATAAATGAAATCTTGGACTTAGCGATCGCGAGAAAGACGGACGATTCGCGAACGTTCAAAAAGTAG
- a CDS encoding ATP-grasp domain-containing protein, giving the protein MRVGLLANIKPTPERQIEQLRTRYPVRTSTRAPGSNSDSKAPGSKLPGTDAGARQKTRASERLTERARTTLDDLYAEWDSPETIEAVRKALVSHPDVECEVIEAVPDRAIDRLLIKDLDIVFNLAEGFVGAAREAQFPALLEMLDIPYTGSGPLALATALDKARTKEVLSYHGVPVARFVTSGRAIESIRGVLPGSDFPFIVKPISEGSSKGIRNSSFVTSLDAMNREIERIATEYSQPAIIEEFLPGREFTVAVIGNGPNARVLPIVEINFGELPEEANRIYSYEAKWVYDVATNPLHIFTCPADTSDRLRNEIENVVLRTYEVLDCRDWSRIDVRLDARGRVNVIEVNPLPGILPNPEENSCFPKAARAAGLTYESMLLSVLKSGCERYGIPFQFEPKFA; this is encoded by the coding sequence ATGCGAGTAGGACTCTTAGCGAACATCAAGCCGACCCCAGAACGCCAGATCGAACAACTCCGAACGCGGTATCCCGTTCGGACGAGTACGCGTGCACCTGGCAGCAACTCTGATAGCAAAGCCCCCGGCAGCAAATTGCCTGGCACCGATGCGGGTGCGCGCCAGAAGACGCGAGCGAGCGAGCGGCTGACCGAGCGAGCGCGGACGACGCTCGACGATCTTTATGCCGAGTGGGATTCCCCCGAAACAATCGAGGCGGTCCGCAAGGCGCTCGTGTCGCATCCTGATGTGGAATGCGAAGTAATCGAAGCGGTGCCCGACCGGGCGATCGATCGACTTCTGATCAAAGATCTGGATATTGTTTTTAATCTGGCCGAGGGATTTGTCGGCGCGGCACGCGAAGCACAATTTCCCGCGCTGCTCGAGATGCTCGACATTCCGTACACTGGGTCAGGACCGCTGGCACTCGCGACCGCGCTGGATAAAGCTCGGACGAAGGAGGTGCTTTCCTATCACGGGGTACCCGTCGCGCGCTTTGTCACAAGCGGCCGCGCGATCGAATCGATCCGAGGGGTGCTGCCGGGCTCCGACTTCCCGTTCATAGTCAAGCCGATCAGCGAAGGAAGCTCGAAGGGAATCCGAAATTCTTCGTTCGTCACGAGTTTGGATGCGATGAACCGGGAGATCGAGCGGATCGCGACGGAATACTCGCAACCGGCGATCATCGAGGAATTCCTTCCAGGTCGGGAGTTTACGGTTGCCGTCATCGGCAACGGACCAAATGCACGTGTGCTGCCGATTGTCGAGATCAATTTTGGTGAACTGCCGGAAGAGGCGAACCGAATCTATTCCTATGAAGCAAAGTGGGTTTATGATGTCGCGACGAATCCACTTCACATTTTTACCTGCCCTGCGGACACCAGTGACCGGCTTCGCAATGAGATTGAGAATGTCGTACTTCGGACGTACGAGGTGCTCGACTGCCGTGATTGGTCGAGGATCGATGTCCGATTGGATGCACGTGGCCGCGTGAATGTGATTGAAGTTAATCCATTGCCGGGCATTCTACCGAATCCTGAGGAGAACTCATGCTTCCCGAAAGCCGCACGCGCCGCAGGGCTAACCTATGAGTCCATGCTCCTTTCCGTTTTGAAATCTGGCTGCGAGCGGTACGGCATTCCATTTCAATTTGAACCCAAATTTGCATAA